Genomic DNA from Carassius gibelio isolate Cgi1373 ecotype wild population from Czech Republic chromosome B14, carGib1.2-hapl.c, whole genome shotgun sequence:
TTCATCCTGAGTTCATCAAAATGACCACAGATTACCAAAGTTGAAATTtaaatggctttgtgtgccattgagaaagTGATTAGCTAAACCTGATTGAGTTTACATGTCATTTTGTAGAAGGGTTGGTCCTTTTTCCAACTCAagtgaatctgtttttttttttctttctttctgacatgttggagttaaatatttcagtaaatacagctggataaaacaaaaactatgtccatcttcatttcaggctgcaaagcaacaaaatgtgattattttaaagggggtgattcttttctataccactgtaattaatcattttaatatttttttttttttaagtgacgtctcattcagccaagtatggtgacccatactcagaatttgtgctctgcatttaacacaatacaaagtccacacacacagcagtgaatgaacgaacacacacacacacacacacacacatacagaacagTGGGCAGCATTTTATGTTGCAGCACctgtggagcagttgggggtgtgatgctttgctcaagggcacctatcGTGGTATTGCTGGCTCGAGATTCGatcccacaaccctagggttaggagtcaaactctcaaaCCACTAGGCCCCGACTTCcccaaatacataataaaaactgAGACAAGCCAACTAAAGACTGAATTGTTCACAtttgaaacattcaaaatatttaacttaTCTAAGATTTCACTGAGATTTTAAAGCAGGGTACTACTTGTACTTCTTGTACACCAAGAAAATTGACACAAAGAAAGAACGAAAGCATGGGAAATGTGAAAGAAAGACACAAAAAAGCCATTTTCACCCCGCAGAGGACAACACAAACTTTAGTTCAAACCTTTCTAGTCTACGAAAGTAATGGTAATAACATCTTACATAATTTCCTCTGTTTTATAAACTGGCTATCCCACTAGCCCTCCAACACCCCTTTTCTTCCCACACCAATGTGAACTGCTCAGATGGACAAACAGTGGTGGAGAGAAGATGACTTTTCACACATATGCACCACCCATGCTCCCTGTTTgtttagtgaattggtgggtacACACAATCTGTTCAAGAATGTTGTTAAAGCAAACAGACATTGACTGGCTTTCCTCTGAAGTGTGAGATTTTCAAAGAGAGTGTCAGGAAACAGATTGACTATCATGTTCTGAATACACTTGATGCAAAAGCTTATTTTTTGTAATACAGATGTAAATTATGTACAGGTTAtagttatttacatatatatatatatatatatatatatatatatatatatatatatatatatatatatatatatatattcagtgtattagaaacaggtaacattaaattattattcatacatTCCAGTCTAATACAGAATATTTCATCTGTTTCAGTGGTCACTGGAGGGTCAGATGGAATAGGAAGAGCATATGCAGAAGAGGTAACAAGAAAACCAccttgtggaaactgtgatttgcTGTGACAATATCGATTTTAGATTAGATATTAGATTAGTTCAATTATCATGTATAAGGTCATGCAAGTATAGGGTTAAAAGGTAACAGTAAACATaatatttattcagcaaagaagcattaaattgatcaaaattgcaAGTAAAGAGATTtctaaagttataaatatttatatttcaaatcaatgctgttcttttgcactttaactcatcaaagaaatctgaaaaatgcATCCTAGTTCCCTTTTGAATGTTCAATTCACATTGTGTTTATGTATGGGAAAACTCCTGTTTTACTCTGTACTGAAGATTTGTACACGTTTGTGTTGCTGCAAAAACTAATGGTGCTTTAGCCTGCCAGAAGGGGCAGAGCAgacctacagtatatatataagtCGGCTCACAGCGCCATTCATCAGATCATTCTCCTTCAGCGACAAGGATCATCTCTTTGCTGACTCTGGAAAAAGTCAAGAAGCCAAGCAAGAAGAAACACCAGCCCTGCTCGCCGCCGTCGAAGAAGCCTGAATCATTGAGGACTCACTGTGGCCATCACTTCCTCCTAAAGATTTCTCAGTCGCATTGTTTCATATGTTGTGCCGCGAGTGTGGTTCATGCAAGGACCCCTTGCATGAGATGGACTGGCACAGTGAGTCTCTGCAATGCACACACAGAAGATGTACTCTCTGAAGTCTCTTGGTTCCGTTGTGAGAATATGAGACTTTCCTATCTCTGCTCGTGGATCGCCTTTTTCCGTAAAGGCGGTCCTCCTCACTCAGCCCTCCCATTTCCTTACTCTCCTTAGAGTAGAGGTGGAGGATCTGGCCCTATTGTGGTACCTGCCGGGAAGCTGTCGACCATTCTCTCACCAACACCCCACCCTGTTTTTGCTTGCGGTTCATGGCGGGCTCTCCAAGATGTGGCGCACCCCCTACTAGGCCCGAGTAAATCCCTTTATAGCATCAGCTCTAACCATCATTGACAGCACTGACGACAAGGGATACAGCAAGCTCCCCCCTCTGGAGGAAGTGGTTGCAGCTCATCTGTGCCCATCATCTGCCCTCCTGTTTAAGGCCCATGCAGCGTATCCCTATAAGCTCTGCAGGACCACCTCTGCACTGGCCAATAGGGTTTATGGAGCAGCCGACTGGGCTAGGTCAGCACTGCATACAATGCTTCTCTGCAGCATGGATGTGTCTGGCCAAGATCACCAGGAGGCTTTCAAAGAGCTGTGCACAGCAGCAGATCTGGCTCTGTTCGGCCCCGCTGTGAACGGGTTTGCAGTGAGGTTTTTGGAGGCTCAGAAGACATCTCAGGCACTGTGTCACTTCCTCCCCAAGCCACTGCAAGCCGCCAGAAGAACCCCACCACTCAGGCTCCAAAGCTGGTGCAGCCTCAACCCCAATGCAAATCTGAATCTGGGCTGCAACAGAGCTCCCGGGCAGTGAAACACTTCCCCTTTCTGAAGCATCATGGTCTCCTCCCATGAGTTGTGCTGGACCCCAAGCTTCCTAAGCCGTCATTATGCACTAGAaaggaagaggagggggctctGTCCTCGTGCACTTTCAGAAGGTTTGCAATGCCTTATATGTGTGAGGGCCCATTCTAAACGAGGGATGGCCACTTCCTGGGCGTTGTCCAGTGGAATATCTATTGGTGAGATCTGTGCGCCTGCCTGTCTGTTTGATGTTCCACTCTTCTCCTTGGGCAAAGTGGTTTTATTAGACCTCTCATCTACCAGCTTGGGGCGTAATGTGCTCAGGCTTTCAGGGGTTGTTGTTGGTGCTCCGAGATTGGGCTTGCAGAGCAGGAGATCCTGTATCTGCTCAAAGCACACAACGTGAAGTGAACATTAGAAAGGCAATGCTCTTGTCACtgacgtaacctcggttccctaaAAAAGGGAACGACTGTTGTGTCACTTGCCCGCTATAAGCTGCCCAAATCAATGATCTATAAGTCTAACATTCTGATGAATGGCACTGCAAGCCGACTTATATACAGGTTGGCTCCACCCCTTATGGTGGGCTAAAGtgccattggtttgtgcagctacaTCAATGTGAACAAATCAGGCGTCAGTAAAGAGTAAAACAGGAGTTTTGCCCATGCATACACTCAATGCTCATTCACTTATTTCAGGGAACTGAGCATACGTCAGTAACCGGagcatttccacaaaaatattaaccagcacaaatgttttcaacattaaaggAAGAAATTAATTCAGCTCTTGCCTCATATTAGACTAGGCTGTTCTTGTAAAAATGTGTTTCTCTACAGCTTTCCAAACTAGGTATGAGTGTGATCATCATCAGCAGAAATCAAGAGAAACTTGCCAGAGCAGCAAGGAAGATCGGTAAAGCATTTACTGCTGGAATTCCAGCTTCTCGACTTGTCTGTAATCTTAGAGCTCAGTTTCACCAGCATTCTTTTCTTGTTCTGACAGAGCTCACTACAGGACAGGAAGTCAAAGTAATAGCTGCTGACTTCACCAAAGATGACATATATGGACACATTAATGAAAACATCAAGGGTTTGGATATTGGTATTTTAGGTCAGCATCAGATGTCTCAATGTGCCAAAGTATTTatttgaagggttagttcaccaaaaatgaactactcaagtcatcctaggtgtacaggtgctaattccattcaaaaagtgaaacttgtatattatattcattcattacacatagactgatattttttcaaatgtttatttcttttagtatttatttcagtttctcagaaaatttttatattacttaagaccaccacaaagaaaggattttaagaaatcttggccaactgaaaagtatgaacatgaaaagtatgagcatgtactgcactcaatacttagttggggctccttttgcctgaattactgcagcaatgtggcatGGCATGGACTCGATCAGTCTGTGGTACTGCTcatgtgttatgagagcccaggttgctctgatagtggccttcaactcttctgcattcttaggtctcacatatcgcatcttcctcttcacaataacccatagattttctatggggttaagttCAGACGAGTTTGCTGGCTAATTaaaaacagggataccatggtccttaaaccaggtactggtagttttggcactgtgtgcaggtgccaagtcctgttggaaaatgaaatctgcatctccataaagttggtcagcagcaggaagcatgaagtgctctaaaacttcctggtatacggctgtattgaccttggacctcagaaaacacagtggaccaacaccagcagatgacatggcaccccaaaccttcactgactgtggaaactttacactggacctcaagcaacgtggattgtgttcctctcctctctccctccaatctctgggaccctgatttccaaaggaaatgcaaaatgttcAGAGatcataactttggaccactcagccgCAGTCccatcctttttgaagcgagacacttctgatgctgtctgttgttcaagagtggcttgacacaaggaatgcaacagctgaaacccatgtcttgcatacgtctctGCGTAgttgttcttgaagcactgactccaactgcagtccactctttgtgaatctcccccacatttttgaatgggttttgtttcacaatccccTCCAGGGTGCCGTaaatccctattgcttgtacactttttttctaacacatcttttccttcccttcgcctctctattaatgtgcttggacacagagcttgGACATCTTttagacaactgtcaagtcagcagtattccccatgattgtgtagtccaCAGAACTAGAGTTAAttagagttaattagctgattagagtgtggcaccaggtgtcttcaatgttgaatgaatgaatataatatacaattttcactttttttaatggaattagtgtaATAAATCAACTTTCTGATGGtcttctaattatatgaccagcacctgtatatgactttctattttagacgaatccagtcgaaaattatcttttatctttcaagctgtttcatggcactcagtgggtgttgcaaaaaagttatatataaagtGCCCTTCCATTAAAAACAGTGTTCTGAGCGGCACATGCACAAAGCTGACCTCCATACATCATCCGCCCCGAACTGCTTCCATGTACAacagtgattattacgttttgaatatgtacatttttcttacaaaaatacatCTAATGCTGGACACTGTTTTCATGGATGactgatttttatttaacttgttttggactgatgcatgcaacatcTGCTGGGTGCCGTGAAACAGCTTGAAAtatcaaaaacaatttttaatataactctgactggattcgtctgaaagaagaaagtcatatacaccttggatgacttgagggtgagtaagttaTGGGCGAAGTtaagggtgaactaaccctttaaagttctAACATGTTCAACTGTGCTAATCCAATTTGTTATACTTTACTTTAAACACAGTGAACAATGTCGGGATTCTGCCCAGCCAAATACCCTGCAAGCTACTTGAAACCTCTGACTTAGAAGAAGTGAGGTTACCAATGGTTCATACAGTCATTGCTAATGCTTTTAATattataaagcctataaagaatatGCTACTGCCAGCTCTCATTAATAAAGTATTAGTCTTTGAAAATAACTGCAGGTATTACATATTGTAGTAATAGAAAATTACCCATAATAACTACatagaaacatattttttttaaatcacaaatatCAGTAATgtaattctttttaaaaaaaaaaaaaattctttttttttgtgatgcaaaAAACTGTTcagttaaaagtttttaaaataatttctttcttGNNNNNNNNNNNNNNNNNNNNNNNNNNNNNNNNNNNNNNNNNNNNNNNNNNNNNNNNNNNNNNNNNNNNNNNNNNNNNNNNNNNNNNNNNNNNNNNNNNNNNNNNNNNNNNNNNNNNNNNNNNNNNNNNNNNNNNNNNNNNNNNNNNNNNNNNNNNNNNNNNNNNNNNNNNNNNNNNNNNNNNNNNNNNNNNNNNNNNNNNNNNNNNNNNNNNNNNNNNNNNNNNNNNNNNNNNNNNNNNNNNNNNNNNNNNNNNNNNNNNNNNNNNNNNNNNNNNNNNNNNNNNNNNNNNNNNNNNNNNNNNNNNNNNNNNNNNNNNNNNNNNNNNNNNNNNNNNNNNNNNNNNNNNNNNNNNNNNNNNNNNNNNNNNNNNNNNNNNNNNNNNNNNNNNNNNNNNNNNNNNNNNNNNNNNNNNNNNNNNNNNNNNNNNNNNNNNNNNNNNNNNNNNNNNNNNNNNNNNNNNNNNNNNNNNNNNNNNNNNNNNNNNNNNNNNNNNNNNNNNCACATATTAGCTTTTATATTATGGTTGGAACCTTCTATGGACTTCTGTTGTATTCactgaaataattatattttctttcctCTAACCTTAAACCTAACCCGTATGGATACCTTTTTGCATATACAAATTTTCATAAATACGTTATTTAATGGGTTTATTAAGTAGTTTCCTTGTTGAGACAACTGACTAAAGAGTTTGTATTATACATGTAGGGACATTTGATCCACACTATGTAGACAAAACCAGActtacaagcacacacacagattgATGCAAAGACACACACAACTTGTTTTTCAAAAGGTGGAGCTGTTTTGGAATTTGCATGGCAGTGTTGTGTTGAAAACACATGTCTGCTAATGTATGTGTGATCGTGTGAGGTAATCAGAGTATTCTTCTCGTGTTTCTTTGAGGTCTGATCAAGCCCTTGAGGCCGGAATCATAGTTacagaatgaataaatgaatgaacagaTGAAGAAAGCCTCTACTATCATTCATCAGCTGCTGAATTCCCTCCTTCCCTCAGAACACACATAGAGACAAACACACTGCAGCGCAGCCACTTTCAGTCTCAGGCTTTATGAGTAttgtcacacacactcacactctatTCTTTTTCTCACTGGAAGAGAGTATAAATGTTTCAGAGCAGTTGGATCTTTCTTTACTTAACTGATCCTAACAAAAGCACACGCAAACACTTGTATGTGTGGCTGTATGTGCACACTTGCAGTTGAAAGCTGATCTGTTGTAGGTCAATATTTTCTTTCCGCATTTGTTTTGAGTGGTCACAACAGTGTAATCTATACCGTTCTCCATTTACTGTTTGGTCTGGACACCATATGGGTCAGCAGAAcaaacactcatacacacacacacacacacacacacacatttcattacTATAACAAGTCCCTATGTTTTGTTGCTATAGTCACGTTAAAATTGACTAAAAGTCATTCTTTCACAGAAGATTAAAAACAGACAGAATCATCACTCTCTTTCTATCTTTCATAATCTCTTgccacacatgcacatgcacacacctcCTGTAGAAACGCAGATGAATAAGCGGCACCTGTGAGATGGAAGCAGAGGGAGTAGTGTGCTCATATATCACTCAATCTTTATTACAGCGCTAGAGAGGGGAGTGAAATAAACAAGCCTCATATTCAGTTCAATGCAAGTATAGGTATAGCAAATTTTTCTAAAAGAGATTATTTAAATGCAGATTTACAAAACATTATAGTTTCAGTTTCACAATTAAGAAGTCTTCAAccttaattaattagacatttaTCACTAACATGATTCCTTTATTCCAAAATCAATATCAGTATTTGTACATatgcaataacatttatttatttatttttattttattaatacacaCATATACGATGACTGTTTTTAACATAGCTAATAATAAGACATATTTATTGAGCATCTAACcatcatactagaatgatttcagaaggatcatatgacaagacctctaagtatatatatatcaaatcaaataaatgcattatataatcaaataaatgcagcctttgtgagcattaaagacttttttcaaaaagatttaaGAAACTTAACTTTAGAAATGTAGTATTAAGGGGAAGCCTGGAAGTAGAGCAGCATACTGTACTGACAgaactacaggaacactatttaaaagtaaaaactatCACAGCTCTTCATTCTTTCTTatcatatcaaacacacacacatagagacatTGTGAGGGTGCAGCTTGTTTTTCTGAAGTCATGGTGCACGCATACAACTAACATTACATCTCATTTTCTCATCTTTTCATCTACTTAGTTGGTTTAGTCTCTTgggaattaatttttttcttcacttgtcttctttcattttttttcatttaggatGTAGGGCATCACTAGCTGTATCTTGTTTGAAGTAGGAAGTCTTTATTGACACAGAGGAGAGACagaaaaggagaaagagagagagtgagtaagtgGAAGAGATAGAGAGCATGTGAGGTAAATCTCTAGAGTGAaagtcatttacaaacacatatcTGTCCCGGTGTCCTCGTTTTCCATGTttgaataagtgtgtgtgtgagtgagtgtgtgtgtgtggtttatttaGCTATCCTTCGGAGACAAGTGTGTCTTCTGCAgttatttaaatatgataaagCATCCCTTTGAGGACATTTGAGGATGCTCTCATTTGGAGAATCagtttataatatttgtttaatcctaaaaaagaaaaaaagaaaaacaacaaaaacaagtaaaGTTGGGGTTAAAGACATTACAATAAGCTTTTTAAATAAGTATCAACTGTGATGCCTTCATTTTGATGGCTCAGTACACATCCATGCATAAATTAGAAAAAGCACAGGTTCTTCATATTTCTTCCGTGGAGAGGCAGAGGGGCACTGGGACACATGACACAGGTCAGGTCAGCTGTATAAAATCAGATGAGATGGTCAGCCATAAATACATAGCTAGAAGATGCTTTCCTACCAAGGACATTGTTTATATGAAGAACGAGTGTGTTTTgatgcagagaaagagagaagatggAAAGAGAGAGCCAGAGAAAGTgagctgaaaatctcagaaaagCTCTCAAAGTTCATGAATTATTTATGTGAGAAGATGCTGTTAGTTCAAGTaaacttttcttgtttttttccggtatgtaaaaatgaatacaaaacgtTCGGAGCAttatttcacccaaatttaaCTGTGTGTTGTTGGTTTGGTGTAAGTATTCttggaaaataataaatgtacatactATTCTTGTTTTGCAtttactctgaaaaaaaaattctgcttttaaacttttttgatgttttggatttatttattggaatttatttttcttggtttaaaaaaaaaaaaccaagacaaaaaatttctgagaaaatattttttttttgtgcttgaaAAGTCTAATGTGGGCACACATATAAAGGAATAATGTGTTTAAAGGTCTGTGtgactttaaaaacaacaaaagcacaGAAAGCTTGACGGTCTTATGTCCAAACATGGAGATAGTCAGTGTACCGTACACATTTCCAGCTgattgctcacacacacacacgcgcacacacacacacaaagctccaCCATCACACATGCTCCATTCACTGTAAATTACCCTGCCGCAAACTGACACACTATACACAATATGTGTGTTACTGCACACAGACCAGGTGCTTTAAAAGGAGACCTTCAGTACGTTTTATTTCCTGAGTATGCGGTTTCTCGGTTCTTGCTCCCAGTcgtctctctccatctgtctctccgtatctgtctgtttgtttcaTTGCTCCTCAAGTCTGCCTCTGCCCATCTGTCTGTCTCCTCTTGCATCCTTCCTTTCCTCACCATATTCaagttctttctttctctctc
This window encodes:
- the LOC127971174 gene encoding 17-beta-hydroxysteroid dehydrogenase type 3-like, whose amino-acid sequence is MTLAEIIFIFTGTCAVLVFGGKLVCLFMMLVPKLFCPLPESFFTTLGKWAVVTGGSDGIGRAYAEELSKLGMSVIIISRNQEKLARAARKIELTTGQEVKVIAADFTKDDIYGHINENIKGLDIGILGQHQMSQCAKVFI